The Anomaloglossus baeobatrachus isolate aAnoBae1 chromosome 4, aAnoBae1.hap1, whole genome shotgun sequence genome contains the following window.
TTGCCGAATAAAAGAATTGGCCGATGGACTTCCAAAATCCAGAAACTTCACTCCCCGATATAATCTGTTGTGGGAGAATCAATACACAATAGATTGTCAGCCAACAAAGCGGAAATTGGTGGGTTCGGCTGACCTTATTCTAGTGTTTGGGGTTCCTTAGAAGGGTCCACTGAGGATAAATTAATCTCATGGCGTCCCACTGTTGCTATCTTCAATAATCAGCTATGAGCTCTTGGTAGACCTTAGATGGGTTGGAAATGTTGGCTCTACCAAAGAGGAAAAGATGCTCAACTCCAGTTAGTCAATGAGTCTTGGTTAAAATTTACAAATAAGTAGGCACATAAAGAATATAgaaagtatatatttttttggcTTGAGTAGCTTATTACAATATTAGTCAACCgatctctcttctttttctttctttagcTCGTCTGAATAACGGCATCCTAAATTGGACTATGAGTAGATTGAGCGATCACTTTGTAGGTCAATATTTCGAACAAAAGGAACAGAAACTTGAGATTAAAAACCCAGGTTTCTACTCCATCTTCTCCCAGATAACTTTGAAATGTATGGATGACATAAAATGCAAAAATGAAGAAGGGGAAGTTTCCCTCACCATTCTAAACAACATTGACCCAGAAGAAACACTCCTGAAATTATTCATCATTATCAAAAAGTCAACCACCATTACCCAACCAGCATCCTTCTCTAAAATCATCAGGCATCTAAGATCAGGAGACAAGATAACGGCACAACTTAAGGTCAGTAAAGGAATTGAAAACTGGCAATTTGATCGAGAACACAGCGTCCTGGGACTTTCCTGGATCAGTGACTATTCTCGGGACTCAACTCACGAATAGGTGACCAGACATGGTCAAGAAATGGACTTATTGTGTAACGCACTACTGGACTTTATGTGTACTTGCGAAGGTCATATGTTAAATATTTTGGGTGTATAATTGATCTTCAAGACGTTGTGTGAAGTCCCTGTATCTGGACATTTAGTTCAGCTCATTATATCACTATTTGACATGACTTATTCATCATGGCTCCTTCTTGTATATGGTATGAGAACCTTATAACACATTAGAGGTTTTCATTAGTGTTTATAATGCTTATTTTGCAAAAATGCTGCTCTATATTCCTTAAAGAGATGGTGGACTCTCAAAATATAAGTCAACCTGTGAAAACCTCCAAACCTTGGAGGGAATGCTATGATAATGTCTATTTGCACATACTACTGGATTGTCTTGTGAATATCTTATTTTTATTGATGTGATATGTATATTTATTATTCTGATATCGAATTGCTTTAATTTATTAGacaatatttattaaatatttattcTTTGGTATCACATGTGTGATTGGTTCTTCATCATTAGTTCGAGGAAAGTTAGTTCAAGGACTAGATGGTCAGTAACAGAGAGTTTGGCGACCAGGACACCTGAAAAATCCAATAACCCACCTATGGTCAGAAACAGAGGGCTTGGCAACCAGGACACCTGACAAACTCAATAACCTACCAGTGTTCACCATGGTCTTTATTCTTTAGTATTACATGTGTGATTGGTTCTTTGTTAGTTAGGAAAAAGTTAGTACAAAGACTGAATGGTCAGAAACAGAGGGTTTGGCAAAAAGAACACCTGACAAACCCAATAACCTACCGGTGTTCACTTTGATCTTTATTCTTTGGTTTACATGTGTTATTGGTTCTTTATTGGTTCGAAAAAAGTTAGTTCAAAGACTGCATGGTCAAAAACAAAGGGTTTGGCAAAAAAAGACAAACCCAATAACCTACCGGTGTTCACTTTGATCTTTATTCTTTGGTATTACATGTGTGGCTGGTTCTTAGTTGGTTCGAAAAAAGTTAGTTCAAAGTCTGGATGGTCAGAAACAGAGGATTTGGCAAAAAGAACACCTGACAAACCCAATAACCTACCGGTGTTTACTTTGATCTTTATTCTTTGGTTTACATGTGTTATTGGTTCTTCATTGGTTCGAAAAAAGTTAGTTCAAAGACTGCATGGTCAAAAACAAAGGGTTTGGCAAAAAAAAACATCTGACAAACCCAATAACCTACCGGTGTTCAGTTTGATCTTTATTCTTTGGTATTACATGTGTGGCTGGTTCTTAGTTGGTTCGAAAAAAGTTAGTTCAAAGTCTGGATGGTCAGAAACAGAGGGTTTGGCAAAAAGAACACCTGACAAACCCAATAACCTACCGGTGTTCACTTTGATCTTTATTCTTTGGTTTACATGTGTTATTGGTTCTTCATTGGTTCAAAAAAAGTTAGTTCAAAGACTGCATGGTCAAAAACAAAgggtttgggaaaaaaaaaacatctgaCAAACCCAATAACCTACCGGTGTTCACTTTGATCTTTATTCTTTGGTATTACATGTGTGGCAGGTTCTTAGTTGGTTCGAAAAAAGTTAGTTCAAAGTCTGTATGGTCAGAAACAGAGGATTGGGCAAAAAGAACACCTGACAAACCCAATAACCTACCGGTGTTCACCCTGGTCTTTATTCTTTGGTTTACATGTGTGGTTGGTTCTTTGTTAGTTCGAAAAAAGTTAGTTCAAAGACTGTATGGTCAGAAATAGGGGGTTTGACAACCAGGACACCTGACCAACACAATAACCTTCATCATTAGTTCGAAGAAAGTTAGTTCAAGGACTAGAAGGTCAGTAACAGAGAGTTTGGCAACCAGGACACCTGACAAATCCAATAACCTACCGGTGTTCCCTCTGGTCTATATGCTTTGGTATTACATGTATGATCGGTTCTTCATTGGTTCTAAAAAAGCTAGTTCAAAAACTGGTGAGAAACATGTTGAGAAACAGAGGGTTTGGCAACCATTGCTCTCAACAAACCGAATAACCTACCGGTATTCACCCTGGTCTTTAATATTTGGTGCTACATGTGTTCTCGGTTGTTATTGGTTGTTGAAGACAGTTAGTTCAAAGGGTGGATGGTCAGAAACAGAGGGTATGGCAACCAGGACACTCACCAAACCCAGTAACCTACAAGGGTTCACCCGGTCTTTTGTGAAGAGGAGACCATTTGTCCAATGTGGACTCTCGCCGGTAAACACTGAGTTACAGGTTTCATAGACTCACAGGTGCTGATTCAAAATGGCTGTTTTTTGCTGATTGGAGGTCTCTGCCTCCTTTGAATCCTCTGATATTGCAGACCATTAAATTCTACTTTAAGGTGATTTTCCACAATATAACTTTTGTGGTATATCCTTAGGTTAAGCTGCCAGGTATAGGATGCTCAGTCACATCAGATACTGCCATGAATGGGCCGGGGACCTATTTGGTTGCACTCCACGGCTCACTCAATGATGGAAAATTTTCCCTACATACAGAACTATGACGTTAGATCAAATGTACAAAAACATGGAACCACAAAGAGTATAAACCACCATTTATTAATACAGGAGCTTCATTATTGATAGTTTTACATCAAGACTTTAGAATTTAGAGGTAAGCTTGCATCAACAAAGATCATATCTCTCATTTCCTCACCACAAACAAGCATCTAAGACGTACAAACACAAAGGAAGCCAACCAGCCGACCAAAGTTGTTTATAGACAATCATAGGAAAATAACATGCGCAACTTGAAAACATGATGCGTAAAGCCAACCATAGACGGCCACAATGATGACAATATTCACTTGTAATCCTTCTTGTTTACTTTATTGTTTGAAGACTCTCCAACTAACTCCATGATGCAACTATTTTAGCCCTTGGGGTCACAGTTTTGTATACTATACTCGAAAACCCAAAAGTTTCAGGGGTATTGTGTTCCAATTTCACCAAACTTTGAATTTTATTAACTTTTTTCCACTTGGTAAAGTGAAGAGTATTATTCAAAAGTGCAACTaatccaaaaaaaaacccaaaccctcaAACTAAAAAAAAAGTGATGGTTTCTggtaaaaggggagaaaaaatagaAAACATAATAATGGAAATTGTCCATGTCGGGAAGAGGACAAATGAGCCGCCATTTGAAATCAATGGACTGTCTGGTCCTCCAACATCAGAAATGCTTTTGGTGTCATATAGGTAAGGATCCTAAGTAATGGAGTCCCTTCTGTTGGCTCAAAAATTGCCAAGCTCAAGTTCATGTTATTAATTCATCCTTCTTATGAAGAACACCAAACAACAAGTTTTAATGTATTATTAAGGGGTTGGATATGTATGTTAGGTCCGAAGTACTAATGGGTGGAATCACAGATATCCGGGATCGGCGAATCTAACCAGATTTTAAAAAATCGGTTCTTGTCCGGAATTGATCCTGAATATCTGTTCGGAttttggtccccatataagtctatggggaccagaatttggtgctcaaaaatggtggtagaagggatagggggattagagcaagcgtgCTGTACTTATCAAGTCTCCAGCATAGCTGTAACTGATCCCAGGCTGCTCACTCTACTTCCAGgaacgctcattagcctcatgcatatttactgcttccctcaGCCACCGACAGTTCTGGCGTCTGTGATAGGTTACAGTCAGACGCGACCCCAGCATGTGTGACATCGTCAAACTACTTGCAATCACAGTCCCTGCCTGTGGATCACTATAGATAGgtgtaaaataaattttaaaaaaaaattgaaattgggtccccccaaattatgatacccagcatagataaagcacatggctacaggccgcagctcccagccatgcacttatcttagctgtgtatcaaaataaaagggaccgcaTTTAAGAAACCACTGTGTGGTCCCCCAAATATTGATACACAGTCATAATAAAGCCCAACTgcaggggtctggtattctcaggcagagGAGACTTGTGCtttttgggccccccagcctaaaaatagcaggatgcagccacccaggattatcgcatccattagattcgacaatcctggaactttacccggctcttcccgaatgccctgctgcagtggcaatcaaggtaataaggagttaataacagcacacagctgccactaagcccatcttgctttatttttatttctcctttattttttttattacctgagttgctggatccggatcattaactggagttccctgagaactctgcgcCCTAGCCCGGCACCCGGATGCTTTAGAACCGTGCAGACCCAGACTTTTATAGTCCGGTTCCGCCCATCACTGGTCCTAAGCCTTGAGTGACAGGATAGATAATATATCGCTGATTGCTGGGGATCCTATTGCCGAACCTAAGAAAGGTGCTCTGAAATAAGCCTTTGTTTATAGCGCAGTAACCATTTATCAATCCCCATAGGGCTAATTCAAATCCCCTTTTTCAGGTTTGTCAAAGGTCCAAAAATCAGAAAGTTATTGTCTGTGTTgtgatttgctgataacgtgctactAAATAACAAACCCTTTAGATAGCAATATAATGCAAATATTAAAAAAGGCCACAAAGtagtaataattagtgatgagcgagtatgcttgttactactcggtactcgcacgagtatcaatgtactcgggctactcggcggggaccgagtaatctcgcgatactcgtgctgtactcggggtcttcatgttggcgctctttttacagccatcccttatgcagggattggctggcagaccactgcaatgccacagccctgttgtggaattgcagtgattggccagaccgcacagcgtgaccgtgcctttagcccgacacttccccgctcggctacggcccctcccgcactccactccgcgtgtatatatatatgcacgcttacacacacacgcactttttttttttaatttacagttttatggtttctacatgctgccgggggtcatttcagaataatactcgggtctcccataggataacattgggctcggtgctcgggccgagtacacgagtattttgagatgctcggcccgagcctcgagctcccgagcattttagtactcgctcatcactagtaataatgtaTGACTTCTTTAACACTTTAGCTGTCCTTACAAGAAACAAAATAATTCCATTCTCCATGGGTAACAGAAAGTTGTTTGCAAGcggtagaggaaaaaaaaaaaaaagcatgaaacagCAAAATCCGTAACCACATCCTCCCATTCGGGACTGAAGAATGCATCTTCTTTACTATTTCTTGTGTTTTACATCATTGTGAGTAAATATGGTGTGAGCAAGTGTCTGTGGGCTATTTTATCACAATGTTGTTAGTGTTCAGAGCAGAAAAGACAAAAAATAGTAAATGTTTCTTGTTTAGCTCCCGAAGAACCAACAAAAACTTTGATCTTTTGTCCATGAGTTCCACCATGGTCATATGAAAATTAGAAAATGGTGCTTTGAACTTGCAAAACAGGGTTTACAGTATAAAACAAGCATCTGGCAATACACAACAGATACAAAATGAGTATAAACAAGCTAAGTGGCCAACAGGTACAATGGGAGTGAaggccctgcccccgagggctttcAATCTATAAGGGAAGGatggaggatacagtaggtgagggtggaagtTGCTGAGATGGCAGTGTGGTGGCAGACGAATTATCGTAGATTGCAGGGTTTATTTTAAAGAAGAAGTTTTTCAGATTTAGTTTGAAGGTAATGAGGATAGGGGATTGGCTAATCGGTTGGGTTGAGAAGTCTAGAGTATGAGGGAAACAAGAAACATCTTGGAGACAGTTATGTGAGATGGAGACAAGAGAAGAGCAGAGAATGAGGATAGGGGATTGGCTAATCGGCTGGGTTGAGAAGTCTAGAGTATGAGGGAAACAAGAAACATCTTGGAGACAGTTATGTGAGATGGAGACAAGAGAAGAGCAGAGAATGAGGATAGGGGATTGGCTAATCGGCTGGGTTGAGAAGTCTAGAGTATGAGGGAAACAAGAAACATCTTGGAGACAGTTATGTGAGATGGAGACAAAAGAAGAGCAGAGAATGAGGATAGGGGATTGGCTAATCGGCTGGGTTGAGAAGTCTAGAGTATGAGGGAAACAAGAAACATCTTGGAGACAGTTATGTGAGACGGAGAcaagagaagagcagagaagatcTTGTAAGTACCAAAGAGGTTAAAGATATATGGAGAGTACAGATTATGGGTGGGCCGCCTTGTAAACCATTCTGTGGGgagtcagtgaagggattggcagagacgaAAGGCAAAGGAATAACAAGAGGAGAATTGGGTTAATTGGGTGCCATATTGGAGAGATGCAGCAAGAGTAATAAATGGGAGTTAACAGAGAAGGATGTTGCCATAGACTAGTCAGGAGCTGTTGAGGGCATACACTAGAACTGTTTTTGATTCAATGTTCAGAAATCAGAATcaaaaattgaattaaaaaaatgtttttgaatcGGAAGAGGTAGG
Protein-coding sequences here:
- the LOC142302079 gene encoding uncharacterized protein LOC142302079; this encodes MSSSVRPEDPENPKSPLPRCRCLDYCLVISLVLLTMVMGSICAFYMAWERQHLVSTAEAQLKMDLQESSAQLLVDDARLNNGILNWTMSRLSDHFVGQYFEQKEQKLEIKNPGFYSIFSQITLKCMDDIKCKNEEGEVSLTILNNIDPEETLLKLFIIIKKSTTITQPASFSKIIRHLRSGDKITAQLKVSKGIENWQFDREHSVLGLSWISDYSRDSTHE